Proteins encoded by one window of Brienomyrus brachyistius isolate T26 chromosome 1, BBRACH_0.4, whole genome shotgun sequence:
- the LOC125740484 gene encoding transmembrane protein 41A-B-like has protein sequence MRSVLGLISVVAAATVYLYLLSSFLPPGRRQPVRRDETGGITGDTDGDVEVKEYRLKFPSDLDDLQELADTLQFYKQEHSTYVMLLYCSAYLYKQSFAIPGSSLLNILAGALFGPWEGLLLACLLATVGSTNCYFLSRAFGKQHVVRLFPEKVAMLQRKVEENRSSLFFFLLFLRFFPMTPNWFLNVTSPILSVPVPLFFFSVLIGLIPYNFICVRTGAMLSEISSLNDIFSWETLLQLLTIACAALLPGALLRRYSHAHLKLDTLELNGHPPDKAAR, from the exons ATGCGGTCCGTGTTGGGCTTAATCAGTGTGGTCGCCGCGGCTACTGTGTATCTGTACCTCCTGTCCTCCTTTCTCCCCCCGGGACGACGGCAGCCAGTCAGGCGAGATGAAACAGGGGGCATTACTGGCGACACGGACGGCGACGTGGAGGTCAAAGAATACAG ACTTAAATTTCCCTCAGATCTTGATGACCTCCAAGAGCTGGCCGACACCCTGCAGTTCTACAAGCAGGAGCACTCCACCTACGTCATGCTGCTCTACTGCAGCGCCTACCTGTACAAACAGTCCTTTGCTATACCTGGGTCTTCCTTATTG AACATTTTGGCAGGGGCTCTCTTTGGGCCTTGGGAGGGCCTGCTTCTGGCCTGCCTGCTAGCCACAGTCGGGTCCACCAACTGCTACTTCCTATCCCGTGCATTCGGGAAGCAGCACGTGGTGCGGCTCTTCCCTGAGAAGGTGGCCATGTTGCAGAGGAAG GTTGAAGAGAACAGGAGCAGTCTCTTCTTCTTCCTGCTCTTCCTGCGCTTCTTCCCCATGACACCTAACTGGTTCCTGAATGTCACATCCCCCATCCTCAGTGTGCCCGTGCCTCTCTTCTTCTTCTCCGTTCTCATCG GTCTCATCCCCTACAACTTCATCTGTGTGCGCACGGGGGCCATGCTATCTGAGATCTCCTCACTGAATGACATTTTCTCCTGGGAGACACTACTGCAGCTGCTGACCATCGCCTGTGCAGCGTTACTCCCAGGAGCACTGCTTCGCCGCTATAGCCATGCCCACCTTAAGCTGGATACACTGGAGCTGAACGGACACCCTCCTGACAAGGCGGCCAGATAG